Below is a genomic region from Halictus rubicundus isolate RS-2024b chromosome 11, iyHalRubi1_principal, whole genome shotgun sequence.
CTTGTATAGTGTCTATAGATATTACTTGTATAGTTTGCATTTTGATCTTTCTGAGCTTGTGGTTAAAATCATATCCTAgcaacgaaataaataaaatgataataataCATTAATTACTGCATGTGATCtcacaaaaaaaatgtaactCATCtttaatttgtacaatttttaaaagcaaATCGACGTCTATGTAAGTCTGCATTGTAGTTTCTCGTTTAAGTGCGTTAATATAGATATGCTTTTTCCACATTTTTGGACGACATATGACTATAGGTATGAGTTGCTGAAGTTgtcttttcatttaaataaagtAAGGAATATCGGTAAGTCTCCTAAGATTGAGATCTAGAGGACTCTTCAGGATTCAGTAAGTCATCACAAGAAGCTGTTGGTGTTAGTAATTGCCTACCTCCACGTCTTTTACTGCGTGTAAATACTTTGGTAAGTTGCGCGAACTTACGTCGAGACACTGcaacaaaaacaataaaatcacATAAATGCTGGTAATTGTATCAGCAACTATGCTTCCATtaagtaataaatttttttacctTTTCCCATATGTTTTAGTCTTTCTTTGAACAGATCTTCATCATCGTGGCCTCCTTGGCCATACTTTTCGAGATTCGTTCCTGGTATTTTCGAATCtaacataaaataaaagaaatagcgTGGAACATTCTTTCAAGTGGGATATCCATTGTTTGAACTTTAATAATTATAGCGAAATATTGCATACCGCTTTCTAAAGTTGACAGGAAATCTTCGTTCCAACGTAGTTCAGCCATGAATTCTTCGTTCTGAAGAAACATAAAGATTCTTTCGTCCTCCAACATGGAATTCTCTTTCGAGGACAAATCGTGATTGTCTTCTGGAACTTGTGTAAGTCTAAGAAATGTTTCTGGTAATGGTCCTAGTAAAGCAGGCTGCCATTTACGTATACTTTTTAAGGTCACTCTTGAATCAGCTTTCGGAGACTTAGAGGTACTCGGTGACTTTTCGTTTTGTTCTAATTCACTTCTaatcttttcattttcgttGTCTGTGCTCATGCTGAGCAACTGGTCGATAGTAGTGTCCACGGCTCCTTGATTAGATCTTAATACAGCCTGATGTTTGCAtacaaataatataaattatttgaacACAAAATGTTTACGGAATTATTCATTAAATGAATTTTACCTCTATCACATCGTCATCCATTTGTGGGAACATGTTTTTAAAATCAGCCATTGCCTGGTAAAATTCCAGGGTGgtctgctgttgttgttgttgttgttgttgctgctgttgctgttgttgctccATGGTAGAGGCCATTACGTGAAATATCATAAATTCGCTAATTACCTGAATTAGACAGTCACATGTAACTAAGAAAACTTTTTGGAAATTATCACGAGCATTCTAATGCAATGCTAATCGGACTTACCTTAATAAGgtaatagaattaaaatatattaaaaacgaAAGTAATTGAGCTTTCCATTACGCTGCCGTTGTTTGAATATTAAATCAATACGACATTACTTAAAGaagaaaattacattttattatGGTGTTCCAACCGATAAATTGCGTTACGATGTATCGTAATTAATGAAATCTTTTGCGAATCGGTAAGCTACGCGAAATGTCAATGTACATAACTGATGTAGTAACATGCGACATTAGCAGCACTTCACACATGCAAGGGAAGACTTGTCAGCTGTCAAATCTCGTTCAGTCTCTTCTCATTTGTGTTGTAGAACGAAAACTCACTGTGTATATCTTTATATTCTAACGAAACCATAAAGCATTATTACAAAGACGAAACTCTTCTCGGAATATTTGATGTTCGTGATCTCGTAATTTTTGACCCACATACGAACAGTGTTGCCATTTTGGCGAGTGATGTGGATTAGAAAGAAAACATTTACAACTAATTTTAAAgtgttttagaaaacaatattctatcgtattcgcgagactgcagtgactatatacacagacgaggtataggatagacctaacatccaatgcattttcgtgtcccacgtttgtggggtcacgtaaccctattaccattttcgtgtcacatcctgtattaccaatTGGAACTAcaatctgctgacagcgtcgttagtggtaggaattaaaattaaaaatagctatatatatactCTAGGGACTGCTAGGgacccgcggacgtgagacaaaaaaatacattgggtgatagGTCTACTCTTGTACCTGTATTAACATGATCGATAAAATAGAAAACTAATGTATGCACTAATACGTTGATAAAACAGAAATCTACAGTATCTACGACTACCGCGTCGATATTTTACCGTATGTCGGTCGCATTTGTGTACCAGTTTCAGCATTTTGCCGCTACGTGCAATGGCGCTGTCTTTATATTTTCTAGAGTAGAAAATTCGTGCCGACAACCGTATTGACACATACGACGATCGCGGCAAGAATAATCTGCGTCTGGAATTAAgctgtaattttttattttattaattaactactTGCAACAAATAAAGTATAATTAGTCATGAACAGTCTTCACTATCTCCACAAtccattttatacattttaaagCGTAAAAAGTTCTCAAAATTCAAAACTCTATGTTTCTTTTCGGGGAATGTTCAAagttaaattgtttataatcttataaaaagaaaaatatgctATCATGTTCAGGAGAGTCTTGAAAATTCCATGAGTATTGGACTAGTCAAAAATTCTCTGAATCACAGGTCGACCTTGATTGaacttttattaattttcctaCATTTTCGGCGTCCCTGAAAGAACTCGGAGAGCGTGTATGTATACGATGCgggtatatataaaatataacatACTTTTTAGAAGCTAGCAGATCACATAATCTTACGAGAAATAGAGTTTCTGAACGTTGTGCATGTATGGCCAACACTTTACTCATTCATTAAACATATATATTTGTATCCTTATAGTAATTCTCTAAACAATAAACATATACTCAAAACAGAAAACACTAAACCCGAACCCCAAACTGATAACAGAATAATCATGTTTATTAAAGACGTAGTCAcagatatgtataattaattacAATGTTAATAGAAAACCGAAGGATATCCAGAAGAATATATTATGAATCGGTAACCTGTCGTGACTCAAgagattaaaaaattagaaaagagaTTCGTACAAACGTTTACGCCGTAAGAATTCGTTCGCTATACTTAAAACACATGTTGTCCGATGCGGGAGCCCCATAGAGTGTCCCATACAATCTCGTCGACCTTTTAGTGTAAACATCCGACTGGGGGAAAACAGCGTAGCACGAATTCGTCGTCGTAGAAGTGTTTTTAAAAAACTAACGACTATTCTTACGTGTTATTAATGTCCATTTAAACACTCTAAAATCAACAAAAGTACTCCAAACAATGTCAAATCATCGATTCTTCTAATGCTTGTTCGAGAGAATTAAaaggtttttttttctttgatcTTGAACGTTCCAAAGAAACACTCcgtaaaaaaagagaaacaattCGACCTAAGCGCAGTCGTATAGAAATCTTCAAGGTACACAACAGTCCAGTTTGTAAAACAGTTCGGCGTAATAACAGGAATTAGCTCGACAAGCATTAGACCttgaaaatagtaaaaagtTTCCGAGACCCTTATAGAAAAATCGCATTGTAAATtcttttgttatttatacaTCTTTCGAGTGGAAGGTCAGGCTtcttattcaagtataatgaCTTATACCTTAAATGTAGATACTTTACGCTTGATCGAACAGAAATTTCGGTGCTTTTGTGGCTGTTGGACCAACAATGGCGGCCATTAGACATTTGAACTTCGTTAGTACTTTGATCTGTAATTATTAGAATGTACTCgatattatttgattaatattCTTCCCTGGagtaattacaattttttaggGGGTCACATTGTTTCGCCCAACAGCCATAAATGTTAGAGTTGCAATTATGCTATATTCGattttctattctattaaattaaattatagtaTATGGTATTAAATTAGATTAAattatgttatattattttatgttATACCGTAATAAGttatattgtgttttatatcGTGTTACACTGCATCAAATATTTCTGCGCTTGGCGAGCGAGGACAAActgtttattttattgttaGTAAAATACCTTATAATTTTTCATATACATGTAGGTGTAACAGTTTGTAATAATTTTAAGTGGACCCCAACGGTAGTCGAACATACGTGCCTGTGCCCCAGGATCACTATTTTATTTCGTTATACCCacaaacataaaaacaaaaattaaattatcaaAACATCCTATTATTTGTATTTGACAAATACCTGTTTGCGAGTTTTTTTCTAGTTAAACGCCTGGacataaattttttaaagttttccCACAGATAGAGAAACCTTCGAAGAACATATGCAGAAATTTTCGATTTCAAATATTGATTCTTTTTTCTTAATAATCTTTGAGGAACATATATTTACTCGGTTTCAAATATtaagttctttttttaataaattagttttaataCCCTGGAGGTACAGACATAGAAGAATTTGTTTAACCGTTTAAGTATAAATATTACATAATTATAAGtagataatttaaatatttgttacCCGAAAGATACATCTAGATCGCGTTTTACATTGCCCCGTAAAATCTGTTTTGGAAACGCTAACTACGATCTCGATTCGAAAATTTCTCTCAAAAAAATAACATCGAAATTGGGTGCTCGTGCTGTGTGACACTTATCGTTAGAAGGAGTGAATATTTTATCAACGACATTTCTCAATTCTCCTGCGACTTCTCTCCCCTTCTTTATTTTTAGTCCTTTTTCTCTCGAGACAAATGCCATTTCTTTCTTAGACAGTGAAAATAAGCGATTGGAAATTTAGTACTTATATACTGATTGGCAAATGATGCTACGTGGACATAACAACTAATACCAAccaacaattaaaaatatttaaacataaaaacagtatttttaattttatactaAATTCTTCTCAATAGAATatctttatttgaaatatttctaagatttgtatttatttttaaatatacagaGAATATGAATTATTCAGCCTTAATTAACAGGTCTTTGTTACCATTCTTTTAAGTTGAAagcatttattttttataatatttgtgATCAAAATTCTTCACTTGattaaataaatcatttgtctctatttgaGTACTGTAAGGCACGCtaaaattatattgaaaattaataacGTTAATTTTGATGTATCTGCAATAGTTAAATAAATAATCTAATGTTCACACGTAGCATTCTTTACTGATTTTGAACTATAATAATCGAAGGGGCTACAAGGATTTTCTTTTTAGGGCTCTACGCATAGAGGTATCACTTTTAACGAAATTTGTTTAACAGTAGAGTGATTAATTACTCAAGGCTCTGAAGATCGAGTTCAGGGAAGAAATGAAATTTCCTTATATATCACATATCTACATTTGTATAGTAAAGATTTTAAATCATGATCGAACTGTTTATGTATGCGTCTAATTGGTCGAGACAGAAATTCAACAACGTTttcgtgtatatatatatatatatagatatatgtataataatattcatatataatgtataatataataatataatcatACATACAATTGTtagaattatattattattatacataatattatatgtaattataataattatattgttattattatatataatgaTATATACACTTATGATAAGTACATTATTATCatcatatataataatatactaataattacctgtatattataataatataattataaataataatcatatataaTTCAATGTATGCGTTAAATtacattataattatattatcaccatatataataatatattaataattacatatacaatatataataatatatatctatatacgaATAGAGAGAAGGAGATCATAATACACGGATCACAAAGATTAAATATATACAGGCTGATTTTGATCTGATACAAAGTATAGCAGAGGCTGGTTCATCataccaaaataaaaataaaaatttatataaacccAACACCTTTCGACGAAATTGGGCCTTGGTTCACTGTTTTTAATCATGCTTTGCGTGCCATACAAATATTGTATTATGAACAACTTCATTTAAAGACATGTAaggaaatattacaaaacaaaATAAGCTGAAACTCAAAAAGATCATATTCATATTTATATGAATTTTTCTTCTTATTCGATCATACTAAATCATCCTCTTCCATACTTTTCACTTATTcagaaacaccctgtatagatatAGGATGATCATTTCAACGATTCAAGGAATAGTGCAGTAGTAAAAATGTTTGTTTTCCAAGTACCATTTTATCAAATAATCACAATACGTTCTAAATAGGCCTTTTAGACACATAATTGGTCGAAACAGGAAATTCTCATCGACCTGAAAGTTTGGGTACACTTATCTACACTGTCTCTAATTTATCTAtttcctaatatacaaattAACAAATTCAAATTAATTAGACATTATATAATTACGCCATCTAGCAGTTACCCTCGTAACTAACATGTTGGATACTCTGTTGGTAAAACGGTTACTCTCTCGGTAACGTTGTCTAACAGTTTGAACGTTTCTCCGCTACATGCAATGGCgctatttcgaaattttactaagcaaatgattcttgccggaatTTGCATTGATTCTTACGGCAAAAGCGGCACGAATCACTTGTTTTTTATTTAAACCTTAAATTTCATTCATTAAGCTATTATTTATCACAAattctttttacaatttcattccCCTGCATCAAACGTTATGTAAAACATTTATACTTTCAGTTTGAAAGACATGTGTTTCCattgaaatgaaaaaattatttttaatcatGAATTATTATGATTCCCTTGCTGTAATAAATATCTGCAAGATTAATCAATGATCTCCCTCGATTAATACGTGTACCCAAACTTTCCAACTACAATGCACAATTCACTGCGAAACTTTGTCATTAATCATCATCAATCATCGTGAAAGAATGACAAACGATCAAACGAATCTCGACAATAAGCAGGCAGCTTATTTACAAGCgagatacatacatatacatatatatatgtacatacatacgtatatgTACATACGTATGTAAATAGATATACAGATGTGTAAATGAAATATATGTCGTTCGTAGAAGACGTTAAAACTTGTACCTTTCAACCAtgttaaaaaatcatcgaaaaacAAATACAGTACTTTGATTCAAGGCCCTTGCAATCATGAAGAGCTTTTCGCGTAATAAGTTTTCTATCAAAGTTCCTTCGATACTTGTCGAAATTATCTCATAGTAGAAAAACAATTACTAACTATGGAGAAAGTGCTGGATAGAGTTTATCTTCCATGGACATTTTGCAAATCGcctttttgattatttaaacattttttgatcACTCAAAAATCACCTCAAACAATAAACAATCATTTTTGTTCAATCACTTAGGCTCATTGGCGTGAaaacaaattcttaaaaattcgcAAAATGTCCATGATCGTTCATTTTAGAACTATCGACGCTAGGCCATTTGGTTAATTCTCtaacaatttaatattttaccgTACTCTATATTTTTAGAAGACTACTAGGTAGATTAAATCatgcttttaaaaaatcattcgaatctcggttaaaaattcaaaattcccgGTGACCTTTTAGCGGGTCACAAACACGCTCGTAGAAATGAATTTAAATTTTGTAtatatctttcttttttctgaCGACGCCAAGCTATCGCGTGATgccttaaaatttgtttaatattatattatggagtttttttgttatttttcttaCTGTAAAGTGGTATCGAAGACAGACAAGATAGAAAAGTGCACTTTCCTCAGCGCCGACTGGCTGAGTACACGTTGACGACACGCATTGTATATGTATGAATATACCGGATGTCTCTGTTGAACAGGATCGTCTAAATATCTGCTTCATTTGTCGTTAAATGAAAAAACATCTCGCTTCGAGACAAGACAAAGTTATACTGTATCAAATGGTAAACATAATAATAGAAAGAAATATTTGCCAAGTTCGTTCTTCAATGACTTTTCAAGGGCGtcgatatttttttcaaacaagATCTAATTTGGATTTGATATTCTTGTAGGGCATAAAAATACGAATCCAACGATATACATAAACATACTACTTCGATAGCataatctcgagatatttgtgtctgaaaggTTTGAGTACTCAACTACTCGAGTACTTAAATCCTCAAATACTCAAAgctttcagacacaaatatctcgagattaaGCTATCGAAATAGTATGTTTATATATaccgttggattcgtctttttatGCTCTACGAGAATATCGAATCAAAACTACAATGTTTCGTTCGAAAAAAATACCGACGACCTAAAAATCTCATTAAAGAACGACCTTGACTAATAACTCCTTCTACCATTAAATGTACTTCTTCAAATGGAATAACTTCGACCTAGGAAGTTTCCTAATACAACGATAAATGGGGCAGATATTTAGTTGATCCCGTCCAGCTGAGACGTTCTGTATATTATATAGAAAGTTACAAACGATAAAAGAATCGGGTATAATGTACACGTACAGACTATCAGAGGAGACTAGACAGTCCCCCATCGGTTTAGCTCGTTCCCCAACCCCTAATCATTGTATCTACTTCGTGATCTAACTTGGTCTGAAACGACACGAAGTTCCTCTCTGACTTCGAATGTACTTTCACCGCTGACTGTCGGGCGATCCATTGTAATCGCCAGCGATTAATTGGCCAGCACTGTTCCTCGGCCTGTACTGTACATCGGTCATTAGGCTTCGTCGGAATGCGAGCCATGGGAGCTGCGTTTCTTCTTGTAGTTGGTGGGATGATGGTGATGGTGGGGATGGTGGTGCATGAGGGCGTCGGTCTCGGGTTGGTTTGGGTGGCCCACTAACAGGTCCAGGGTGCCCCTCGGAAGGCTAGCCGGCTCGTTTGCAGGAGGCGGAAATGACGTTGCCATCGGCGACTCCGTCGGTAATGGCAGACAATGCAGGACGTAACATCTTATAGTTGCTAGGACGATACCTATAAAACCAGTCGAGGCTTTTAGATTCACGCTGCtagaatgttataaaaattatcCTTGTACTCGGGAGAATCTACAGAATTGGTTCCCGTAAGAATTAACTCCGcggtttttattgttaaattactaaaaattctcaaagttgaACAATCGATTTTTCCTTCCGAGGAATGTTCAAATGAATTTCAGACGAttgt
It encodes:
- the LOC143358724 gene encoding CUE domain-containing protein 1 isoform X2 gives rise to the protein MASTMEQQQQQQQQQQQQQQQTTLEFYQAMADFKNMFPQMDDDVIEAVLRSNQGAVDTTIDQLLSMSTDNENEKIRSELEQNEKSPSTSKSPKADSRVTLKSIRKWQPALLGPLPETFLRLTQVPEDNHDLSSKENSMLEDERIFMFLQNEEFMAELRWNEDFLSTLESDSKIPGTNLEKYGQGGHDDEDLFKERLKHMGKVSRRKFAQLTKVFTRSKRRGGRQLLTPTASCDDLLNPEESSRSQS
- the LOC143358724 gene encoding CUE domain-containing protein 1 isoform X1, with translation MIFHVMASTMEQQQQQQQQQQQQQQQTTLEFYQAMADFKNMFPQMDDDVIEAVLRSNQGAVDTTIDQLLSMSTDNENEKIRSELEQNEKSPSTSKSPKADSRVTLKSIRKWQPALLGPLPETFLRLTQVPEDNHDLSSKENSMLEDERIFMFLQNEEFMAELRWNEDFLSTLESDSKIPGTNLEKYGQGGHDDEDLFKERLKHMGKVSRRKFAQLTKVFTRSKRRGGRQLLTPTASCDDLLNPEESSRSQS